The Terriglobia bacterium genomic sequence TTATCGGAAATTGCGACGACCGTGGGATGAAAGGCCGCAGCCTGCTCGGCCAGCCGCGCCACGCCGGAATTGGCGGCAAGGGCAAACACGCTGAATCGTTCCGGCAGGTGTTCCACGACGCGGAGGGTATTCTGCCCGATCGAGCCCGTGGAACCGACGAGTGCGAGTTTTTTCATGCGTTCAACAACCAGTAGAAGATCGGTAGCGCGAAAAACAGGCTATCGAGACGGTCCAGTATGCCGCCATGGCCAGGGAGAATTGAAGAGGAATCCTTAACACCTGCACTGCGCTTCAGAACCGATTCGGCGAGATCCCCGATCTGTCCTGCCACCGCCGTCACGACCGATATGCCGGCGATCTCCAGCCACGGCTTTCCGAGCAGCCACGTCCCACCGGCCAACCCCGCGATAACACTTCCAATCAAGCCCGCGATCGCGCCCTCTACGGTCTTTTTCGGACTGACTCCCGGCGCCAGCAGATGCCGGCCGAGCGCTCGGCCGCCATAGTAGGCAGCGCTGTCGCCAACCCAGATAATCGCAAACAGAACAAGAATCCATTGGCGCGGAAGCAGAACCAGAAATCCGAGGGTCAGCGCGCAGTAAACGATGCTGCTGATGCCGGTGACAACTGCGCCGAAACCGCTTTCAACCGTTCCGCTGAAAACAGTGACCGTCATCAAGATGATTGCCGCGGCGGCAGTCGAGGCGGCGATCCACTCCGGCTGCCGCAGAAATGACATGACGACCAGAACCGGTATCAGCAGAAACCACTTCCCGGGCCGGCCGATTCCCTTCTTCAGGCCGAGTGAAAGAAACTCTTCCGCCGCAGCAGCCGCAACCAGGCCGACCACCGGAGCGAAAAGCCAATTGGAGGAGTAGATCGTTATGAGGATGACCAGGGGGATGGCTACAACGGCCGTCAGAATGCGTTGCATCAGCCGCCAAAGTCTGATGCGATTTCCAATAGAATCATCGGCTCCGCACGAGCTGGGGCTCCAAACCGCCGTAGCGCCGCTCCCGCTTCTGGAAGGCAAGGATGGCTTCGTAGAGATGTTTCTTATCAAAATCCGGCCACAGCGTTTCGGTGACCCAGATTTCGGCATAGGCAATCTGCCAGAGCAGAAAGTTGCTGATGCGCAGTTCCCCGCTGGTACGGATCAAAAGATCGGGATCGGGTTGATCCGCCGTGTAAAGGTACTTTGCGAACTGTTCTTCGGAGACTCCACCGTTGGCCGCCGCATCTCTTCCGCCGTTGCGGAGCAGACGGTTCACGGCATCCACGATCTCCGCGCGGCCGCCATAGTTCAAGGCGACGTTGAAGATCATGCCGGTGTTGTTCCGTGTATGGGCGGAAGCCTTTTCCACTTCGCGTTGCACGGATGGATCGAGCTCGTCGGTTCTTCCGATGGCGCGGAAACGGATGTTGTTGCGATGGATATTTTCGAGCTCCTTGTTCAGATATTCTTTGAGGAGCTGCATCAGCATGGAGACTTCACTGAAGGGCCGCTTCCAGTTCTCGACCGAGAATGCGTAGAGCGTCAGCACTGGTATGCCGAGATCCGCTGCTCCTTCGACCACTTGACGGACGGCAGTCACGCCGGCGCGGTGACCGGCAACACGCGGCAATCCGCGTCTCCGGGCCCAGCGCCCATTGCCATCCATGATGATCGCGATGTGGGATGGCAAGGCGCTCCGGTCGATCCGATCGAGGAAATCCATACCCCTCGATCTTAACACGCGGCTCAGTGAGGTTTGCAATACAAAGTTCTTCGCAGAAAGCTTAATATTCGACCGCGATCAGATGAAGACCGCGCGAAGGAAGCGAGGGGCCGGCAAGTCTGCGGTCGCGAGCGTCGAAAATCCCGGGCAGCTTGCCGGGGTCCAGCCTTCCCTTGCCGATTTCGAGCAGTGTTCCGGCTATGGTTCGCACCATGTATTGCAGGAAGCCGTTCCCCCGGATGCGGAACACCCAGGTCGTTTCCGAGCGATCCCAACAGGCCTCGAAAATCGTTCGAGTGCGGTCCTCGACCTCGGTTGAGGTAGCGCAGAATGACGTGAAATCATGGGGCCCGAGAAAATAGGCGGAGCCGCGGTCGATCAAGTCTTCGTCCAGGGGGTAGCGGAACGGATAGACGTATCGCAAATGAAAGGGACTGACAACGGCAGGCCGCCAGATGTGGTACTCATAGGTTTTGGCTTTCGCCGAATGGCGCGCGTGGAATTCCGGCGCGACCTCTTCCACCGACAGCACGCGAATTTCCTCCGGCAGCAAAGCGTTTGCGCCTCGCAGGACGGCGTCCGTGTCCATGTTCCGGATCGTTTCGAGGTTCGCCACCTGCCCCTGGGCATGAACGCCGGCGTCCGTGCGGCCGGATCCTGTAACGCTGACCTCGTGATTGAAGAGCTTCTGCAATGCTGTCTGCAGTTCGCCTTGAATCGTCCGGATCTGCGGCTGGAGCTGCCAGCCATGGAAGCCGGTTCCGTCGTATGCCAGGGTCAGCTTGAGATTTCGCATTCGAATCGGTTATAGCATGAGCGGACATGATCTCAGGCGTCATCATCACATTCAACGAGGAGGGCAGGATCGGAGAAGCGATCGCCAGCCTGTCGTGCTGCGATGAAGTGATCGTCGTGGATTCGGGCAGCAGCGACCGGACGCGCGCGATCGCCGGATCGCGGGGCGCGCGCGTGATCGAGCACGTCTGGGAAGGCTATTCGAAACAGAAGAATTTCGCGGCGGCGCAGGCGTCCAACGATTGGATTTTGAGCCTCGACGCGGACGAAAGGCTCAGCGCCGAACTGGCCACCGAAATTGCCGGGTGGGAAAAATCCAGCCGGTCCGCCACGGACCATGCCTATTCGATGCCCCGGCGCGCGTTTTATCTCGGCAAATGGATCCATCATTCAGGATGGTATCCCGACCGCAAGATCCGTCTGTATGACCGCCGCCACTGCCGCTGGACGGGAGATTTTGTCCATGAAGCAATGTCCGTGGACGGCTCCATCGGCCGGCTGAATGGCGACCTGTTTCATTTCCCCTATCGCGATTGGAACGATCACCAAAACCGAATCGAACGCTACACCGATCTTGCGGCGAAGGCCGCGCGGTCGACCGGGCGCCATGGGAATGTCTTGAAGCTGGCGATTGCCCCGCCTCTCGCATTCTTTCGAAGTTTCGTTCTACGGGCGGGATTTCTGGACGGCTGGCGAGGCGCAGCGATCAGTTACATGGCCGCCCGCTATGTTTTCAAGAAAGAGTTCCGTATACTGCGCTAGCGTGGATCTGATTTTTGCATGCATCTTCGGCCTGGTGATCGGCAGTTTTCTCAACGTCGTCATTCTCCGGCTTCCGCAAGGCATCTCTATCAGCGTTCCCAGATCGCACTGCCCGCAGTGCAAGAAACAGATTTCCTGGTACGACAACATTCCGGTTCTCAGCTACCTGATCCTGGGCGGCCGCTGCCGCCGGTGTAAAAGGAAATTTTCAGCGCGGTATCCCTTTATCGAGGCGATAACCGGCGTCGTGAGCCTCCTGCTCTGTCTGAAGTACGGACTCACGATCGAGTGGGGGATCTTCCTGGTTTTTTCATCCGCTTTGATCGTCCTGGCTTTCATCGACCTCGATCACCGTATTCTGCCCGACGTCATCACGCTCAATGGAATCTGGCTGGGCATCCTGATCAGCGTTTATCTTGCCGAGCCGAGCCCGTTGATTTCCCGGTTGTCCCTTGCGGCGGGCTTTGAAC encodes the following:
- a CDS encoding phosphatidate cytidylyltransferase, with protein sequence MQRILTAVVAIPLVILITIYSSNWLFAPVVGLVAAAAAEEFLSLGLKKGIGRPGKWFLLIPVLVVMSFLRQPEWIAASTAAAAIILMTVTVFSGTVESGFGAVVTGISSIVYCALTLGFLVLLPRQWILVLFAIIWVGDSAAYYGGRALGRHLLAPGVSPKKTVEGAIAGLIGSVIAGLAGGTWLLGKPWLEIAGISVVTAVAGQIGDLAESVLKRSAGVKDSSSILPGHGGILDRLDSLFFALPIFYWLLNA
- a CDS encoding isoprenyl transferase, with protein sequence MDFLDRIDRSALPSHIAIIMDGNGRWARRRGLPRVAGHRAGVTAVRQVVEGAADLGIPVLTLYAFSVENWKRPFSEVSMLMQLLKEYLNKELENIHRNNIRFRAIGRTDELDPSVQREVEKASAHTRNNTGMIFNVALNYGGRAEIVDAVNRLLRNGGRDAAANGGVSEEQFAKYLYTADQPDPDLLIRTSGELRISNFLLWQIAYAEIWVTETLWPDFDKKHLYEAILAFQKRERRYGGLEPQLVRSR
- the truA gene encoding tRNA pseudouridine(38-40) synthase TruA; its protein translation is MRNLKLTLAYDGTGFHGWQLQPQIRTIQGELQTALQKLFNHEVSVTGSGRTDAGVHAQGQVANLETIRNMDTDAVLRGANALLPEEIRVLSVEEVAPEFHARHSAKAKTYEYHIWRPAVVSPFHLRYVYPFRYPLDEDLIDRGSAYFLGPHDFTSFCATSTEVEDRTRTIFEACWDRSETTWVFRIRGNGFLQYMVRTIAGTLLEIGKGRLDPGKLPGIFDARDRRLAGPSLPSRGLHLIAVEY
- a CDS encoding glycosyltransferase family 2 protein, with the translated sequence MISGVIITFNEEGRIGEAIASLSCCDEVIVVDSGSSDRTRAIAGSRGARVIEHVWEGYSKQKNFAAAQASNDWILSLDADERLSAELATEIAGWEKSSRSATDHAYSMPRRAFYLGKWIHHSGWYPDRKIRLYDRRHCRWTGDFVHEAMSVDGSIGRLNGDLFHFPYRDWNDHQNRIERYTDLAAKAARSTGRHGNVLKLAIAPPLAFFRSFVLRAGFLDGWRGAAISYMAARYVFKKEFRILR
- a CDS encoding prepilin peptidase; protein product: MDLIFACIFGLVIGSFLNVVILRLPQGISISVPRSHCPQCKKQISWYDNIPVLSYLILGGRCRRCKRKFSARYPFIEAITGVVSLLLCLKYGLTIEWGIFLVFSSALIVLAFIDLDHRILPDVITLNGIWLGILISVYLAEPSPLISRLSLAAGFELTNPRVIAFSASVLGIIVGGGLLWGVAEAYLRLRGIEGMGFGDVKMMAMVGAFLGAPLALLTIMFGSLLGSIVGLIFIRMTKRTREYELPFGTFLSFAGIVAVLYGEDLMRWYIENLFRPVT